The following coding sequences are from one Rathayibacter sp. VKM Ac-2760 window:
- a CDS encoding UDP-N-acetylmuramoyl-L-alanyl-D-glutamate--2,6-diaminopimelate ligase: MHDTRPQSSLRPEHPVPRALGQLVAEFSLGPVRGIEGVEVSGVTLDSRCVEPGDLYVGVTGRRSHGAAFAASAAESGAVAVLTDAEGAELAATSGLPVLITPDPRAALGDVAAWIHRTREDAPTLFGVTGTNGKTSVVYLLDALLRRLGVVSGLSSTAERRIGDIAVVSALTTPEASELHALLARMREAAVRAVSIEVSAQALTRHRIDGLVFDVVGFTNLTHDHLDDYSDMEHYFEAKAELFAPDRARRGVVTVDSSWGRELVERSRIPVTTLASSPVVGVAPTTPADWTMTVVEGTADGTTFRLDGPENRSVTVTIPLIGWYMAANAALAIVMLVESGFDLEAIAHALEESRLDVYIPGRAERVSGDRGPRVYVDYGHTPDAFKNALEALRALTPGRLIMVFGADGDRDPTKRADMGAIAALLSDVVVVTDFHPRWEDPAAIRAVLLRAATEAAPDREIHEIPDPRAAVRAAVALAVEGDAILYAGPGHEDYQEIAGVHMPYSARDDVRQALREAGWL; the protein is encoded by the coding sequence TTGCACGACACTCGCCCGCAGTCCTCCCTCCGACCTGAGCACCCGGTGCCCCGGGCGCTCGGGCAGCTCGTCGCCGAGTTCTCGCTCGGGCCGGTCCGCGGCATCGAGGGCGTCGAGGTCAGCGGGGTCACCCTCGACTCCCGCTGCGTCGAGCCCGGCGACCTCTACGTGGGCGTCACCGGCCGGCGATCGCACGGCGCGGCCTTCGCCGCGAGTGCCGCCGAGTCCGGAGCGGTCGCGGTGCTGACCGACGCCGAGGGCGCCGAGCTGGCCGCCACGAGCGGGCTCCCCGTGCTGATCACCCCCGACCCGCGGGCGGCGCTCGGCGACGTCGCCGCCTGGATCCACCGCACCCGTGAGGACGCGCCGACCCTCTTCGGTGTCACCGGGACCAACGGCAAGACGAGCGTGGTCTACCTGCTCGACGCGCTGCTGCGCCGCCTCGGCGTGGTCTCCGGGCTGAGCTCCACCGCCGAGCGCCGGATCGGCGACATCGCGGTCGTCAGTGCGCTGACCACCCCCGAGGCGAGCGAGCTGCACGCGCTGCTGGCCCGGATGCGCGAGGCCGCCGTGCGCGCAGTCTCGATCGAGGTGTCCGCCCAGGCCCTCACCCGCCACCGGATCGACGGCCTCGTCTTCGACGTCGTCGGCTTCACGAACCTCACGCACGACCACCTCGACGACTACAGCGACATGGAGCACTACTTCGAGGCGAAGGCCGAGCTGTTCGCCCCCGATCGCGCACGCCGCGGTGTCGTCACGGTCGACAGCAGCTGGGGCCGCGAGCTCGTCGAGCGCAGCCGCATCCCCGTGACGACGCTCGCCAGCTCGCCCGTCGTCGGCGTGGCGCCCACGACGCCCGCCGACTGGACGATGACCGTCGTCGAGGGCACCGCGGACGGCACGACCTTCCGCCTCGACGGGCCGGAGAACCGCTCCGTCACCGTGACCATCCCGCTGATCGGCTGGTACATGGCGGCGAACGCGGCGCTGGCGATCGTCATGCTCGTCGAATCGGGCTTCGACCTCGAGGCGATCGCGCACGCGCTCGAGGAGAGCCGGCTCGACGTCTACATCCCGGGGCGCGCCGAGCGCGTCTCCGGCGATCGCGGCCCCCGGGTCTACGTCGACTACGGCCACACCCCGGACGCCTTCAAGAACGCGCTCGAGGCGCTGCGGGCGCTGACGCCCGGCCGGCTGATCATGGTGTTCGGCGCCGACGGCGACCGCGACCCGACCAAGCGCGCGGACATGGGGGCCATCGCCGCGCTCCTGTCCGACGTCGTCGTCGTGACCGACTTCCACCCGCGCTGGGAGGATCCGGCGGCCATCCGCGCCGTGCTCCTCCGCGCGGCGACCGAGGCCGCGCCCGATCGGGAGATCCACGAGATCCCCGATCCGCGGGCCGCCGTGCGGGCGGCCGTCGCCCTCGCGGTCGAGGGCGATGCGATCCTCTACGCCGGACCCGGCCACGAGGACTATCAGGAGATTGCAGGAGTGCACATGCCGTATTCGGCCAGAGACGACGTCCGGCAGGCCCTGCGCGAGGCGGGCTGGCTCTAG
- the murF gene encoding UDP-N-acetylmuramoyl-tripeptide--D-alanyl-D-alanine ligase, whose translation MIALTLTEIAAAVSGRLHLAGSSANASTVVDGATETDSREIAPGGIFVAKRGEHTDGHLFAPVAVERGAALLIVERPLDLDVPQVLVDDSVEALGALATEVVRRVRALGNLTVLAVTGSNGKTTTKNLLRTILERHGETVAPQGSFNNEVGAPITMLKVSPSTRYLVAEMGASAVGEIRRLVRMAKPDVGIVLAVGLAHAGEFGGIERTLEAKTEMVADLTADDVAVLNADDGRVASMQAKTAARVLWFGHGEQADVRAVDIEPTAEGTRFTIEISAGEGREAARAELFLRVLGEHHVMNALAATAAALSVGVPLDAIVEALGTVTLAERWRMQVLGGADVTVVNDAYNASPDSTAAALRTLAQINRPGGRTVAVLGEMSELGEWADEEHDRVGLLAVRLNIAQIVVVGARARRIHVAAEREGSWSGESVFVETADEAYDVLEDYLRSGDTVLVKSSNSAGLRFLGDRLGERHR comes from the coding sequence ATGATCGCCCTGACCCTCACCGAGATCGCCGCGGCCGTCTCCGGCCGGCTGCACCTCGCCGGCTCCTCCGCGAACGCGAGCACCGTCGTCGACGGCGCGACCGAGACCGACTCCCGCGAGATCGCGCCCGGCGGGATCTTCGTCGCCAAGCGCGGCGAGCACACCGACGGCCACCTCTTCGCGCCCGTCGCCGTCGAGCGCGGCGCCGCCCTGCTGATCGTCGAGCGCCCGCTCGACCTCGACGTGCCGCAGGTGCTCGTCGACGACTCGGTCGAGGCGCTCGGCGCGCTCGCGACCGAGGTCGTCCGGCGCGTGCGCGCGCTCGGGAACCTCACCGTCCTCGCGGTGACCGGGTCCAACGGCAAGACGACCACCAAGAACCTCCTCCGCACGATCCTCGAGCGCCACGGCGAGACCGTCGCGCCGCAGGGCTCGTTCAACAACGAGGTCGGCGCGCCGATCACCATGCTGAAGGTCTCGCCGTCGACGCGGTACCTCGTGGCCGAGATGGGCGCGAGTGCCGTCGGCGAGATCCGCCGCCTCGTCCGGATGGCGAAGCCCGACGTCGGGATCGTCCTCGCGGTGGGCCTCGCCCACGCCGGCGAGTTCGGCGGCATCGAGCGCACGCTCGAGGCGAAGACCGAGATGGTCGCGGACCTGACGGCGGACGACGTCGCGGTGCTGAACGCCGACGACGGCCGGGTCGCCTCGATGCAGGCGAAGACCGCCGCCCGGGTGCTGTGGTTCGGCCACGGCGAGCAGGCCGACGTCCGCGCCGTGGACATCGAGCCGACGGCCGAGGGCACGCGCTTCACGATCGAGATCAGCGCCGGGGAGGGCCGTGAGGCCGCCCGCGCCGAGCTCTTCCTCCGCGTCCTCGGCGAGCACCACGTGATGAACGCGCTGGCCGCGACCGCCGCTGCGCTCTCCGTCGGCGTCCCGCTCGACGCGATCGTCGAGGCCCTGGGCACCGTCACGCTCGCGGAGCGCTGGCGCATGCAGGTCCTCGGCGGCGCCGACGTCACCGTCGTCAACGACGCCTACAACGCCAGCCCCGACTCCACGGCCGCCGCGCTGCGCACCCTCGCGCAGATCAACCGGCCCGGCGGGCGCACCGTCGCCGTCCTCGGCGAGATGAGCGAGCTGGGGGAGTGGGCCGATGAGGAGCACGACCGCGTGGGCCTGCTCGCCGTCCGGCTCAACATCGCCCAGATCGTCGTGGTCGGCGCCCGAGCGCGCCGGATCCACGTCGCGGCCGAGCGCGAGGGCTCCTGGAGCGGCGAGTCCGTCTTCGTCGAGACGGCCGACGAGGCCTACGACGTCCTCGAGGACTATCTGAGGAGCGGCGACACCGTCCTGGTGAAGTCGTCCAACTCCGCCGGGCTGCGATTCCTGGGCGACCGACTGGGAGAGCGTCACCGATGA
- the mraY gene encoding phospho-N-acetylmuramoyl-pentapeptide-transferase produces MRALLLAGAFSGAFTLLLTPLFIRLFHRLQWGQFIREDGPKSHHVKHGTATMGGIVIIIATVAGYFLGMLFGNRALAPSALLVLFMMVGLGFVGFIDDFLKTRNQRSLGLGGWAKIAGQIIVAAAFAVIAIMVRDSNGLTPASTSISFIRDLPFDFATLGWIGIGLFVLWICVIVTSTSNGVNVADGLDGLATGSSILAIGSYVIIGFWQSNQWCFDAQLNPEVADKCYQVSDPFDLAIIAAAISGALVGFLWWNTSPAQIFMGDTGSLGLGGALAALAILTRTELLVILIGGLFVIVTGSVIVQRIYFKLTRGKRIFLMSPLHHHFELKGWAEITVVVRFWIIAGIFVAAGVGLFYLEWLSLA; encoded by the coding sequence ATGAGAGCACTCCTTCTGGCCGGCGCCTTCTCCGGCGCCTTCACCCTGCTGCTGACGCCGCTGTTCATCCGGCTGTTCCACCGGCTGCAGTGGGGGCAGTTCATCCGCGAGGACGGGCCGAAGTCGCACCACGTGAAGCACGGCACGGCGACGATGGGCGGCATCGTCATCATCATCGCGACGGTGGCGGGCTACTTCCTCGGCATGCTCTTCGGCAACCGGGCGCTCGCGCCCTCGGCCCTGCTGGTGCTGTTCATGATGGTCGGCCTCGGCTTCGTCGGCTTCATCGACGACTTCCTGAAGACCCGGAACCAGCGCAGCCTCGGGCTCGGCGGCTGGGCGAAGATCGCCGGGCAGATCATCGTCGCGGCGGCCTTCGCCGTCATCGCGATCATGGTCCGCGACTCCAACGGGCTGACGCCGGCCTCCACCTCGATCTCGTTCATCCGCGATCTGCCGTTCGACTTCGCGACGCTCGGCTGGATCGGCATCGGGCTCTTCGTGCTCTGGATCTGCGTGATCGTCACGAGCACGTCGAACGGCGTGAACGTGGCGGACGGCCTGGACGGCCTGGCGACCGGCTCCTCGATCCTCGCGATCGGCTCCTACGTCATCATCGGCTTCTGGCAGTCCAACCAGTGGTGCTTCGACGCGCAGCTCAACCCCGAGGTGGCGGACAAGTGCTACCAGGTGAGCGATCCGTTCGACCTCGCGATCATCGCCGCGGCGATCTCGGGAGCGCTCGTCGGCTTCCTCTGGTGGAACACCTCGCCCGCGCAGATCTTCATGGGCGACACGGGCTCGCTGGGCCTCGGCGGCGCGCTCGCGGCCCTCGCGATCCTGACCCGGACCGAGCTGCTCGTGATCCTCATCGGCGGGCTCTTCGTGATCGTCACCGGCTCGGTCATCGTGCAGCGGATCTACTTCAAGCTCACCCGGGGCAAGCGCATCTTCCTGATGAGCCCCCTCCATCATCACTTCGAGCTCAAGGGCTGGGCGGAGATCACGGTGGTGGTCCGCTTCTGGATCATCGCCGGCATCTTCGTCGCGGCCGGCGTCGGGCTCTTCTACCTCGAATGGCTCTCCCTGGCATGA
- the murD gene encoding UDP-N-acetylmuramoyl-L-alanine--D-glutamate ligase, which translates to MTESAQSSRPGSLTSWHSDWRGLRVAVLGLGVTGFSVADTLTELGADVLVLADRADGERERLLDVIGARLHRAERLDSVPEELEAFAPELVVVSPGFRPTHPIVEWAQESGIALWGDVELAWRVRDKVVRADGTPADWVLVTGTNGKTTTVQLTATMLVAGGLRAAPCGNIGVPVLDAVRDPQGFDVLVVELSSYQLHYLGRIEPLASTCLNLADDHLDWHGTAEAYRDAKAKVYANTRIACVYNRADAVTEQMVVEAEVVEGARAIGFGLGVPGPSDFGIVDGILCDRAFLEDRATSAIEIATVDELAARGLAAPHIVQNVLAAAALSRACGIEPGAVRRALAVFELDAHRIQVVAERSGVVWVDDSKATNPHAADASLRAYPSVVWLVGGLLKGVDIDSLVAAHVARLRGAVVIGVDRADVLEAFRRHAPALPVTEVVPDDTGAVMQAAVEAAAVLAQTGDVVLLAPAAASMDQFRDYAERGRFFAAAVATYLGGGADDRSDDEPHPGPLGR; encoded by the coding sequence ATGACCGAGTCCGCGCAGTCCTCCCGCCCCGGCTCGCTGACCAGCTGGCACTCCGACTGGCGCGGCCTCCGCGTCGCCGTGCTGGGGCTCGGGGTCACCGGGTTCTCGGTGGCCGACACCCTCACCGAGCTGGGGGCGGACGTCCTCGTCCTCGCCGATCGCGCCGACGGGGAGCGCGAGCGGCTGCTCGACGTGATCGGTGCGCGCCTGCACCGCGCCGAGCGGCTCGACTCGGTCCCCGAGGAGCTCGAGGCCTTCGCGCCCGAGCTCGTCGTGGTGTCGCCGGGCTTCCGGCCGACGCATCCGATCGTCGAGTGGGCGCAGGAGTCGGGCATCGCGCTCTGGGGCGACGTCGAGCTCGCCTGGCGCGTGCGCGACAAGGTCGTCCGTGCCGACGGGACGCCGGCCGACTGGGTGCTCGTCACCGGCACGAACGGCAAGACCACCACCGTGCAGCTGACCGCGACGATGCTCGTCGCCGGCGGGCTGCGCGCCGCGCCCTGCGGCAACATCGGCGTGCCCGTGCTCGATGCCGTCCGCGACCCGCAGGGCTTCGACGTCCTGGTCGTCGAGCTCTCCAGCTACCAGCTGCACTACCTCGGCCGGATCGAGCCGCTCGCGAGCACCTGCCTGAACCTCGCCGACGACCACCTCGACTGGCACGGCACCGCCGAGGCCTACCGCGACGCGAAGGCGAAGGTCTACGCGAACACCCGCATCGCCTGCGTCTACAACCGCGCCGACGCCGTGACCGAGCAGATGGTCGTCGAGGCCGAGGTGGTCGAGGGCGCGCGCGCCATCGGCTTCGGCCTCGGCGTGCCCGGGCCGAGCGATTTCGGGATCGTCGACGGCATCCTCTGCGACCGCGCCTTCCTCGAGGACCGCGCCACGAGCGCGATCGAGATCGCGACGGTCGACGAGCTCGCCGCCCGCGGACTCGCCGCCCCGCACATCGTGCAGAACGTGCTGGCGGCCGCCGCCCTCTCCCGCGCCTGCGGGATCGAGCCCGGCGCCGTCCGCCGCGCCCTCGCGGTCTTCGAGCTCGACGCGCACCGCATCCAGGTGGTCGCCGAGCGCTCCGGAGTGGTCTGGGTCGACGACTCCAAGGCCACCAACCCGCACGCCGCCGACGCCTCGCTGCGCGCCTACCCGTCGGTCGTCTGGCTCGTCGGCGGGCTGCTCAAGGGCGTCGACATCGACTCCCTCGTCGCCGCCCACGTCGCCCGCCTGCGCGGCGCCGTGGTCATCGGAGTGGACCGCGCCGACGTCCTCGAGGCATTCCGGCGACACGCGCCCGCCCTCCCCGTGACCGAGGTGGTCCCGGATGACACTGGGGCGGTGATGCAGGCGGCCGTGGAGGCCGCCGCGGTGCTCGCCCAAACGGGCGACGTCGTCCTGCTCGCACCTGCCGCGGCGTCGATGGACCAGTTCCGCGACTACGCGGAGCGGGGCCGCTTCTTCGCGGCCGCCGTGGCGACGTATCTGGGAGGGGGAGCCGATGACCGCTCCGACGACGAGCCGCACCCCGGGCCGCTCGGGCGCTGA
- the ftsW gene encoding putative lipid II flippase FtsW — translation MTAPTTSRTPGRSGADPRPDTDAAAGGQRRGGVRTARIVLARVLASGSPNFFLLFGTTLFLVLFGLTMVLSSSSVTSYVSSDDSFGGFFRQGGFALLGVPLMLVVSRVPIRLWKKATPLLLGAGCVLQLLVLFSPLGWEVGGNRNWLRIGGFTMQPSEIIKLALALWLGLLLARRYRGPKDWKDALMPVLIVAGGSIGLVLGGGDLGTVLILAGIVLAALFYANVQMKVLIPIVLVGAVGAVLFAVSSENRLTRIMSFLGDCSGSEQYETSCWQPVHGTWAMASGGIFGVGLGNSKAKWSWLPAADNDYIFAIIGEELGLIGAIVVLALFVVLAIAFFRIIHASTDPFVRITTGAVMVWLIGQAFVNIGVVLGVLPVLGVPLPLISSGGTALLSSLLAIGVVLSFARHQTSPSDGAAARAARKAAAR, via the coding sequence ATGACCGCTCCGACGACGAGCCGCACCCCGGGCCGCTCGGGCGCTGACCCGCGGCCGGACACCGACGCGGCTGCGGGCGGGCAGCGCCGCGGTGGAGTCCGCACGGCGCGCATCGTGCTCGCGCGGGTCCTCGCCTCCGGATCGCCGAACTTCTTCCTGCTCTTCGGCACCACGCTCTTCCTCGTACTCTTCGGGCTCACGATGGTGCTCTCCTCCTCGTCGGTCACCTCCTACGTGTCGAGCGACGACTCCTTCGGCGGCTTCTTCCGCCAGGGCGGCTTCGCGCTGCTCGGCGTGCCGCTGATGCTCGTGGTGTCCCGCGTGCCGATCCGGCTCTGGAAGAAGGCCACGCCGCTCCTGCTCGGGGCCGGCTGCGTCCTGCAGCTGCTCGTGCTGTTCTCCCCGCTCGGCTGGGAGGTCGGCGGCAACCGCAACTGGCTCCGGATCGGCGGCTTCACGATGCAGCCGTCCGAGATCATCAAGCTCGCGCTCGCGCTCTGGCTCGGCCTGCTGCTCGCCCGCCGCTACCGGGGGCCGAAGGACTGGAAGGACGCGCTGATGCCCGTCCTCATCGTCGCGGGCGGCTCGATCGGCCTCGTCCTCGGTGGCGGTGACCTCGGGACCGTGCTGATCCTGGCGGGCATCGTGCTGGCCGCGCTGTTCTACGCGAACGTGCAGATGAAGGTGCTGATCCCGATCGTGCTCGTCGGCGCCGTCGGCGCGGTGCTCTTCGCGGTCTCCAGCGAGAACCGGCTGACCCGGATCATGTCCTTCCTCGGCGACTGCTCGGGCTCGGAGCAGTACGAGACCTCCTGCTGGCAGCCCGTGCACGGCACCTGGGCGATGGCCTCCGGCGGCATCTTCGGCGTCGGCCTCGGCAACTCCAAGGCCAAGTGGTCCTGGCTGCCGGCGGCGGACAACGACTACATCTTCGCGATCATCGGCGAGGAGCTCGGCCTGATCGGAGCGATCGTCGTGCTCGCGCTGTTCGTGGTGCTCGCGATCGCCTTCTTCCGCATCATCCACGCCTCCACCGATCCCTTCGTGCGCATCACGACCGGCGCCGTCATGGTCTGGCTGATCGGGCAGGCGTTCGTCAACATCGGGGTGGTGCTCGGGGTGCTCCCGGTGCTCGGCGTTCCGCTGCCGCTCATCTCGTCCGGAGGCACCGCCCTGCTCAGCTCGCTCCTCGCCATCGGCGTCGTGCTCTCCTTCGCGCGCCACCAGACCTCCCCGAGCGACGGCGCCGCCGCCCGCGCCGCCCGGAAGGCCGCCGCCCGATGA
- a CDS encoding UDP-N-acetylglucosamine--N-acetylmuramyl-(pentapeptide) pyrophosphoryl-undecaprenol N-acetylglucosamine transferase has protein sequence MTRFLLAGGGTAGHVNPLLATADEIRARHPEDEVLVLGTAEGLEARLVPLRGYELSVIPRLPFPRRPNGAALRFPSAFRATIDGIVRTLRERRIDAVVGFGGYAAAPAYLAARRAGIPFVVHEANARPGLANRLGARFTPFVGVAFEGTPLRNAQVVGMPLRREIAQLDRAAARDEAMAAFGLDPARRTLLVTGGSLGARRINATVHASASALVATGFQVLHITGDRAEITDPGVPGYHLLAYCDRMDLALAAADVAVSRAGAATVSELSALGLPAVYVPYPVGNGEQRFNARGVVEARGALLVEDAAFTPSWVASDLVPLLRDAPQLAEMGRRAASVGVRDGSGRLVDLIGSGLRPR, from the coding sequence ATGACCCGCTTCCTGCTCGCCGGCGGCGGGACCGCCGGCCACGTCAATCCGCTGCTCGCCACGGCCGACGAGATCCGGGCGCGCCACCCGGAGGACGAGGTCCTGGTCCTCGGAACCGCCGAGGGACTCGAGGCCCGACTCGTCCCCCTGCGCGGCTACGAGCTGTCGGTGATCCCGCGCCTGCCCTTCCCGCGGCGGCCGAACGGTGCCGCGCTGCGCTTCCCCTCCGCCTTCCGCGCGACGATCGACGGCATCGTCCGCACTCTTCGCGAGCGCCGGATCGACGCGGTCGTCGGCTTCGGCGGCTACGCGGCCGCGCCCGCCTATCTCGCCGCCCGGCGCGCCGGGATCCCCTTCGTGGTGCACGAGGCCAACGCCCGGCCGGGCCTCGCCAACCGGCTCGGCGCCCGCTTCACCCCCTTCGTCGGCGTCGCCTTCGAGGGCACGCCGCTGCGGAACGCGCAGGTCGTCGGCATGCCGCTGCGCCGCGAGATCGCGCAGCTGGACCGCGCGGCCGCGCGCGACGAGGCGATGGCCGCCTTCGGTCTCGATCCCGCGCGCCGGACCCTGCTCGTCACCGGCGGCTCGCTCGGCGCCCGGCGGATCAACGCGACCGTGCACGCGAGTGCCTCCGCTCTGGTCGCGACCGGGTTCCAGGTCCTGCACATCACCGGCGACCGCGCCGAGATCACCGACCCCGGCGTCCCCGGCTACCACCTGCTGGCCTACTGCGACCGGATGGACCTCGCCCTCGCCGCCGCCGACGTCGCCGTCTCCCGCGCGGGAGCCGCCACGGTGAGCGAGCTCAGCGCTCTGGGCCTGCCCGCGGTCTACGTGCCCTACCCGGTCGGCAACGGCGAGCAGCGCTTCAACGCCCGCGGCGTCGTCGAGGCTCGCGGCGCGCTCCTCGTCGAGGACGCGGCGTTCACGCCGTCCTGGGTCGCGAGCGACCTGGTGCCGCTCCTGCGGGACGCTCCGCAGCTCGCCGAGATGGGGCGCCGCGCCGCGTCCGTCGGCGTGCGCGACGGCTCGGGTCGGCTGGTCGACCTCATCGGGTCCGGACTCCGTCCGCGCTGA
- the murC gene encoding UDP-N-acetylmuramate--L-alanine ligase produces MIKPDLGITVPDELGSVHFIGIGGSGMSGIARLFHRAGHRVTGSDVRESHPIEQLRELGVPVAIGHDAANLGDAEAVVVTSALWPDNPEYLLAKERGLPVLHRSQALAWLVRGKRLVAVAGAHGKTTSTGMIVTGLLGLDADPSFVNGGIIEGLGTSSAAGSGEVFVVEADESDGSFLLYDTAVSLVTNVDPDHLDHYGSLEAFEEAFVTFTSSARELVVISSDDAGAVSVTRRIDGPRVLTFGEAEGSDVRVVDLELVGPVGFTVEYESRRYTTRLRIPGRHNAINAAGAFAVLVGLGFEPAPALAAISEFGGTERRFELHGAVRGVSVYDDYAHHPTEVAAALSAARTVVGTGRIIAVHQPHLYSRTRLFAREFAEALEQYADETIVLDVYGAREDPEPGVTGALVSEKFRDPSHVSFLADWQDAARRTAEVAREGDFVITLGCGDVYRIIPQLLESLGASEDAPVAR; encoded by the coding sequence GTGATCAAGCCCGACCTCGGCATCACCGTCCCCGACGAGCTCGGCTCGGTCCACTTCATCGGCATCGGCGGGTCGGGGATGAGCGGGATCGCGCGCCTGTTCCACCGCGCCGGCCACCGGGTGACCGGGTCGGACGTGCGCGAGTCGCACCCGATCGAGCAGCTCCGCGAGCTGGGCGTCCCCGTCGCCATCGGCCACGACGCCGCGAACCTCGGCGACGCCGAGGCCGTCGTCGTCACCTCCGCGCTCTGGCCGGACAACCCCGAGTACCTGCTGGCGAAGGAGCGCGGCCTGCCCGTCCTGCACCGCTCGCAGGCGCTCGCCTGGCTCGTCCGAGGCAAGCGCCTGGTCGCCGTGGCCGGCGCTCACGGCAAGACCACCTCGACCGGCATGATCGTCACCGGTCTGCTCGGCCTCGACGCCGACCCGAGCTTCGTCAACGGCGGCATCATCGAGGGGCTCGGCACCTCCTCCGCCGCGGGCTCGGGCGAGGTCTTCGTCGTCGAGGCGGACGAGTCCGACGGCAGCTTCCTGCTCTACGACACCGCGGTCTCGCTCGTCACCAACGTCGACCCCGATCACCTCGACCACTACGGCTCGCTCGAGGCGTTCGAGGAGGCGTTCGTCACCTTCACCTCAAGCGCGCGCGAGCTGGTCGTGATCTCCTCCGACGACGCGGGTGCCGTCAGCGTCACCCGCCGCATCGACGGACCGCGAGTCCTCACCTTCGGCGAGGCGGAGGGATCGGACGTCCGCGTCGTCGACCTCGAGCTGGTCGGCCCGGTCGGCTTCACCGTCGAGTACGAGAGCCGCCGCTACACGACCCGCCTGCGCATCCCCGGCCGCCACAACGCGATCAACGCGGCCGGCGCCTTCGCCGTGCTGGTCGGCCTCGGCTTCGAGCCGGCGCCCGCCCTCGCGGCGATCTCCGAGTTCGGCGGCACGGAGCGCCGCTTCGAGCTGCACGGCGCCGTCCGCGGCGTGAGCGTCTACGACGACTACGCGCACCACCCGACCGAGGTCGCCGCCGCCCTGTCCGCCGCGCGCACCGTCGTCGGCACCGGCCGGATCATCGCGGTGCACCAGCCGCACCTCTACAGCCGCACCCGCCTCTTCGCCCGCGAGTTCGCCGAGGCGCTGGAGCAGTATGCGGACGAGACGATCGTGCTCGACGTCTACGGTGCGCGCGAGGATCCGGAGCCCGGCGTCACCGGCGCCCTCGTCAGCGAGAAGTTCCGGGACCCGTCGCACGTGTCCTTCCTCGCCGACTGGCAGGACGCCGCCCGGCGCACCGCCGAGGTCGCGCGCGAGGGTGACTTCGTGATCACCCTCGGCTGCGGCGACGTCTACCGGATCATCCCGCAGCTGCTCGAGTCGCTCGGGGCGAGCGAGGACGCGCCGGTCGCCCGATGA
- a CDS encoding FtsQ-type POTRA domain-containing protein has product MKRPDGVRPPSGARPPVARPERAGDGDHATEPITLTTPLTLRVTPEPRSIAGKQQAERLRAEKAQAEKAEKTQAEKAQPTKAQPAKTPPLKTPAAKSPPSPAEKPRLRLPRVALPGAERRSVARAGRERRRFERGEVRRFTKRARRRRTIALVTAGSLALLALVVAVAAYSPLMAVKTIEISGTQRVSAQAIQDSLDDQVGVPLTLVDRAAIGRVLGSYPLVRSYSVQTRPPSTLVVSVVERTPVAVIADGAEFDLVDPAGVVIETAPAAQEGYPLLSTPTGSASGAAFRATARVLLTLPDTLEGQVASAAATTGDDVSLTLTNGSVVLWGGSEDSALKAVVLDKLMAATDPATVASYDVSSPQAAVVARR; this is encoded by the coding sequence ATGAAGCGGCCGGACGGCGTGCGGCCCCCCAGCGGCGCCCGGCCACCCGTCGCCCGCCCGGAGCGTGCGGGCGACGGCGATCACGCCACCGAGCCGATCACCCTCACGACCCCGCTGACGCTGCGGGTGACGCCCGAGCCCCGGAGCATCGCGGGCAAGCAGCAGGCGGAGCGCCTGAGGGCGGAGAAGGCGCAGGCGGAGAAGGCGGAGAAGACGCAGGCGGAGAAGGCTCAGCCCACGAAGGCTCAGCCCGCGAAGACACCGCCCCTGAAGACACCGGCCGCTAAGAGCCCGCCCTCGCCCGCCGAGAAGCCGCGCCTCCGGCTCCCGCGTGTCGCACTGCCCGGCGCCGAGCGCCGCTCCGTCGCGCGGGCCGGGCGCGAGCGCCGTCGCTTCGAGCGCGGCGAGGTCCGCCGCTTCACCAAGCGCGCGCGCCGCCGCCGCACCATCGCGCTCGTCACCGCCGGCTCGCTCGCCCTCCTGGCGCTGGTGGTCGCGGTCGCCGCCTACTCGCCGCTGATGGCGGTCAAGACCATAGAGATCTCCGGGACGCAGCGCGTCAGCGCCCAGGCCATCCAGGACTCCCTCGACGACCAGGTCGGCGTGCCGCTCACCCTCGTCGATCGCGCGGCGATCGGGCGCGTGCTCGGCAGCTACCCGCTGGTGCGGAGCTACTCCGTGCAGACGCGCCCGCCGAGCACCCTCGTGGTCAGCGTCGTCGAGCGGACGCCGGTCGCCGTGATCGCCGACGGCGCCGAGTTCGACCTCGTCGATCCTGCGGGCGTGGTGATCGAGACGGCGCCCGCCGCGCAGGAGGGCTATCCGCTGCTCAGCACCCCGACGGGCTCGGCCTCGGGCGCCGCGTTCCGCGCGACGGCCCGGGTGCTGCTCACCCTGCCGGACACGCTCGAGGGGCAGGTCGCCTCCGCCGCCGCCACCACCGGTGACGACGTCTCGCTGACGCTGACGAACGGCTCGGTCGTCCTCTGGGGCGGCTCGGAGGACTCCGCGCTCAAGGCGGTCGTGCTGGACAAGCTGATGGCGGCCACCGATCCCGCGACCGTCGCCTCCTACGACGTCTCGTCGCCCCAGGCGGCCGTCGTCGCCCGGCGGTGA